CCGAATACGAGCCGGTGATTGGTCTCGAGGTTCACGCGCAGCTGCTCACGCGGACGAAAGCCTTCTGCGGCTGCGCCACGGACTTCGGCGCCGAACCGAACACACAGACGTGCCCGACGTGCCTCGGCCTCCCGGGAGCGCTCCCGGTGCTGAACGAAGAAGCAGTGCGCCTCGCGGTGCGCACGGCGCTCGGCCTCTCGTGCACGATCCGCCCCGTGAGCCGCTTTTCGCGGAAGAACTACTTCTACCCGGACCTACCGAAGGGCTACCAAATCAGCCAGTTCGACGAGCCCTTCAGCGAAGGCGGTCACCTCGACGTCGAGCAGGGCGGCGTCTTGCGCAGGCTCCGCATCCAGCGCGTTCACATGGAGGAGGACGCCGGCAAGAACGTCCACGACCGCGGCGACGAGTCCATCGTCGATCTCAACCGCTCCGGTGTGCCGCTCGTGGAGATCGTGGGCGAGCCTGATCTCCGCAGCGCCGCGGAGGCGGCCGAATACCTCCGCACGCTCCGCGACGTGCTCATCTTCCTCGGGGTCAACGACGGCAACCTCGAGGAGGGCTCGTTTCGTTGCGACGCCAACGTCTCGATCCGCAAGAAGGGCGACACGACCCTCGGCACGCGCGTGGAACTCAAGAACATCAACTCGTTTCGCTTCGTCGAAAAGGCCATCGAGAGCGAGATCGTTCGCCAAGAGCGGGCCCTCGAAGGTGGCGAGCGCATCGTCCAAGAGACCCGCGGTTGGGACGAGAAGGGCCAGAAGACCTTCTCCCTTCGCTCGAAGGAGACGGCTCAGGACTACCGGTATTTTCCCGATCCCGATCTTCGGCCGCTCTACCTGGACGACGTCTTCGTCGAGCGGCTCCGCGCCGAGATGCCGGAGTTGCCGCGCGCCAAGCGCGCCCGCTTCGCATCGGAAATGGGC
The window above is part of the Myxococcales bacterium genome. Proteins encoded here:
- the gatB gene encoding Asp-tRNA(Asn)/Glu-tRNA(Gln) amidotransferase subunit GatB; this translates as EYEPVIGLEVHAQLLTRTKAFCGCATDFGAEPNTQTCPTCLGLPGALPVLNEEAVRLAVRTALGLSCTIRPVSRFSRKNYFYPDLPKGYQISQFDEPFSEGGHLDVEQGGVLRRLRIQRVHMEEDAGKNVHDRGDESIVDLNRSGVPLVEIVGEPDLRSAAEAAEYLRTLRDVLIFLGVNDGNLEEGSFRCDANVSIRKKGDTTLGTRVELKNINSFRFVEKAIESEIVRQERALEGGERIVQETRGWDEKGQKTFSLRSKETAQDYRYFPDPDLRPLYLDDVFVERLRAEMPELPRAKRARFASEMGLAPAAAAVLTSHPRLAAFFEEAATLHGDPVKVANLVQTEVLRDVTTRGLSAEFPVTPRQVAELLRLVDAGKISGKQAKEVYAKIARPKDGGREATEAPWQERAPSDVVRELGMEVVSDAAAITDIVTRIVAANPKQAEQVRAGKTAILGYFVGLVMKETKGSASPAVVNDVLKKLLGVS